In Ferribacterium limneticum, a genomic segment contains:
- a CDS encoding ABC transporter ATP-binding protein: protein MSANLPKPLLEAKAVAKHFGGVKALRDVSLSINHGEIYGLIGPNGAGKTTFFNCMTGLYVPDGGGFTFAGAPLIADAPDKAAARGIARTFQNIRLFGNMTALENVMVGRHVRTKAGVLGAMFQNAATKAEEAAIRQKAIDLLHYVRIEERADDLARNLSYGDQRRLEIARALATEPKLLCLDEPAAGMNATETEQLRDLIDGIRRDGTTILLIEHDVKLVMGLCDRVAVLDYGALVIEDVPAVVQKDQRVIEAYLGA from the coding sequence ATGAGCGCGAATTTGCCAAAACCGTTGCTCGAAGCAAAAGCGGTCGCCAAGCACTTCGGTGGCGTCAAGGCGCTGCGCGATGTGTCGCTGAGTATCAATCATGGCGAAATCTACGGCCTGATTGGCCCGAACGGTGCCGGCAAGACGACCTTCTTCAATTGCATGACCGGGCTTTACGTGCCGGACGGCGGCGGCTTCACTTTCGCCGGCGCGCCGCTCATCGCCGATGCGCCGGACAAGGCGGCGGCGCGTGGCATCGCCCGGACTTTCCAGAACATCAGGCTGTTCGGCAACATGACGGCGCTCGAAAACGTCATGGTCGGCCGCCACGTGCGGACCAAGGCTGGTGTACTCGGCGCCATGTTTCAGAATGCCGCGACCAAGGCCGAAGAAGCAGCGATTCGGCAAAAGGCCATCGACCTGCTGCACTACGTCCGCATCGAGGAACGGGCCGACGACCTGGCCCGCAACCTGTCCTACGGCGACCAGCGCCGACTCGAAATCGCCCGCGCCCTGGCCACCGAGCCCAAGCTGCTCTGCCTCGATGAACCGGCGGCCGGCATGAACGCCACCGAAACCGAACAACTGCGCGACCTGATCGACGGCATCCGGCGTGACGGGACCACGATTTTGCTCATCGAACACGACGTCAAGCTGGTCATGGGCCTCTGCGACCGCGTCGCCGTGCTCGACTACGGCGCGCTGGTCATCGAGGATGTGCCGGCCGTCGTGCAGAAAGATCAACGCGTCATCGAGGCTTATCTAGGTGCTTGA
- a CDS encoding ABC transporter ATP-binding protein, which produces MLEVTGLHVAYGGIQAVRSITFHVNEGETVALIGANGAGKTSTLKAISRVLDAVGGDVHFCGEDITRIAPHRVIRKGIALVPEGRGVFPRLTVLENLHMGAYIHNAAVDVEKDLKMVYGYFPRLKERESQLAGTLSGGEQQMLAIGRALMSRPKMLLLDEPSMGLAPIMVQKIFEVVRAVAADGMTILLIEQNARLALQSSQRGYVMESGEITLNGESAMLLDDPKVRAAYLGE; this is translated from the coding sequence GTGCTTGAAGTAACCGGACTCCACGTCGCCTACGGCGGCATCCAGGCGGTGCGCAGCATCACCTTTCACGTCAACGAAGGCGAAACGGTGGCGCTGATCGGGGCCAACGGCGCCGGCAAGACGAGTACGCTGAAAGCAATTTCGCGCGTGCTCGATGCTGTCGGCGGCGACGTCCATTTCTGCGGCGAAGACATCACCCGCATCGCCCCGCACCGCGTCATCCGGAAGGGCATAGCGCTGGTTCCCGAAGGGCGTGGCGTATTTCCCCGCCTGACCGTGCTCGAAAACCTGCACATGGGCGCTTACATTCATAATGCTGCGGTCGACGTCGAAAAAGATCTGAAAATGGTTTACGGCTATTTCCCGCGCCTCAAGGAGCGCGAAAGCCAGCTTGCCGGCACGCTCTCCGGCGGCGAACAGCAGATGCTGGCCATCGGCCGCGCCCTGATGAGCCGGCCGAAAATGCTGCTGCTCGACGAGCCGTCGATGGGTCTGGCGCCGATCATGGTCCAGAAGATATTCGAAGTCGTCCGTGCTGTGGCGGCCGACGGCATGACCATCCTGCTCATCGAGCAGAATGCCCGGCTGGCGTTGCAATCGAGCCAGCGCGGCTATGTCATGGAAAGCGGCGAAATAACGCTGAACGGGGAATCGGCGATGCTGCTCGACGACCCCAAGGTGCGCGCCGCCTACCTCGGCGAGTAA
- a CDS encoding ABC transporter permease subunit yields the protein MNFGRFFRSTVGIGLTAAFLVALPFIAATGGQAWVRILDFAILYVFLALGLNIVVGLAGLLDLGYIAFYAVGAYTWALLASPHFGLHWPIWAILPIGAGLACFAGVLLGSPTLKLRGDYLAIVTLGFGEIVRIFLNNLNAPINVTNGPQGITLIDPVSFGAFKFSGTTQIFGFALSGPQKYYFLLVALAILVIIINVRLQNSRIGRAWQAIREDEIAAKAIGINTRNLKLLAFAMGASFGGVAGGIFSAMQGFVSPESFSLLESIMILAMVVLGGMGHIPGVILGAVLLTVLPEVLRYGVGPLQMAMFGKMLVDPESLRMLVFGLALVLVMRFKPAGLWPSPERQRELQETGK from the coding sequence ATGAATTTTGGCCGTTTTTTCCGGTCGACCGTGGGAATCGGGCTCACCGCCGCGTTCCTGGTCGCCTTGCCCTTCATTGCCGCGACCGGCGGCCAGGCGTGGGTGCGCATCCTCGATTTCGCCATCCTCTACGTTTTCCTGGCCCTTGGCCTCAACATCGTCGTCGGCCTGGCTGGCTTGCTCGATCTCGGCTACATCGCCTTCTACGCCGTCGGCGCCTACACCTGGGCGCTGCTGGCGAGCCCTCACTTCGGGCTGCATTGGCCGATCTGGGCCATCCTGCCGATCGGCGCCGGGCTGGCCTGCTTTGCCGGTGTGCTGCTCGGCTCGCCGACGCTCAAGCTGCGCGGCGACTATCTGGCCATCGTGACCCTCGGTTTCGGCGAAATCGTCCGCATTTTCCTCAACAACCTCAATGCGCCGATCAATGTCACCAACGGCCCGCAGGGCATCACGCTGATCGATCCGGTCAGCTTTGGCGCCTTCAAGTTCTCGGGGACGACGCAGATTTTCGGCTTCGCGCTCAGCGGGCCGCAAAAGTATTATTTCCTGCTCGTCGCGCTGGCCATTCTCGTCATCATCATCAACGTGCGTCTGCAGAATTCGCGCATCGGCCGCGCCTGGCAGGCCATCCGTGAAGATGAGATTGCTGCCAAGGCAATCGGCATCAACACGCGCAATCTCAAGTTGCTGGCCTTCGCCATGGGCGCCAGTTTCGGCGGCGTCGCCGGCGGCATTTTCTCGGCCATGCAGGGCTTCGTCTCGCCGGAAAGCTTCTCCTTGCTTGAATCGATCATGATTCTCGCCATGGTGGTGCTTGGCGGCATGGGCCACATTCCCGGCGTCATCCTTGGCGCCGTGCTGCTCACGGTGCTGCCGGAAGTCCTCCGCTACGGTGTCGGGCCGCTGCAGATGGCCATGTTCGGCAAGATGCTGGTCGATCCGGAAAGCCTGCGCATGCTGGTTTTCGGTCTGGCCCTCGTGCTCGTCATGCGCTTCAAGCCGGCCGGCCTGTGGCCCTCGCCGGAACGCCAACGTGAGTTGCAGGAGACCGGCAAATGA